From Humibacter ginsenosidimutans, a single genomic window includes:
- a CDS encoding holo-ACP synthase, with the protein MITGIGVDIVDLARFDRAITRTPKLVPRLFAESERDLPLHSLAARFAAKEAVIKALGRADVVRAIDIEVVSDEHGNPSLHLHGAVAELAAQRGIRHWHLTMTHDAGVACAFVVAETEDAR; encoded by the coding sequence ATGATCACGGGGATCGGGGTCGACATCGTCGATCTGGCCCGATTCGACCGGGCGATCACGCGCACGCCGAAGCTCGTTCCGCGTCTGTTCGCCGAGAGCGAACGCGATCTGCCGCTGCACTCGCTCGCCGCCCGCTTCGCCGCCAAGGAGGCCGTCATCAAGGCGCTCGGCAGGGCCGACGTCGTGCGCGCGATCGACATCGAGGTCGTCTCCGACGAGCACGGCAACCCATCGCTGCACCTGCACGGCGCGGTGGCGGAGCTGGCCGCGCAGCGCGGCATCCGGCACTGGCACCTGACCATGACGCACGACGCAGGCGTGGCCTGCGCGTTCGTCGTCGCCGAGACCGAGGACGCACGATGA
- the alr gene encoding alanine racemase, with amino-acid sequence MTDAAPDREAVVDLGAVRRNVETLRATIGTEHTIAVVKANAYGHGAVPVARAALAGGADRLGVADVSEALELREADIAAPLLAWLHGARPDFTRTVEANVELGISTLDQLDAAIDAAKSTGRVAVVHLKLDTGLSRNGLSADAWPTATRAARAAETAGLVRVAGVFSHLSGTSPDADTAQADALDRGLADAARAGLDPEFVHLAASGAALTLPGTRYNTVRLGISIYGLSPFSDREPAEFGLTPAMTLRSRVVATRSIPDGQGVSYGHTYRASGDTNLALVPVGYADGLPRQASGAAEVWIGGARRPVAGRVAMDQIVVDVDGTPASVGDEVVLFGDPATGVPSAEDWARAAGTIGYDIVTRLGSRVRRTYVGE; translated from the coding sequence ATGACCGACGCCGCCCCCGATCGCGAGGCCGTCGTCGACCTCGGTGCCGTGCGCCGCAACGTCGAGACGCTGCGCGCCACGATCGGCACCGAGCACACCATCGCCGTCGTCAAGGCCAACGCCTACGGACACGGCGCGGTGCCCGTCGCCCGTGCCGCGCTGGCCGGAGGCGCCGACCGGCTCGGCGTCGCCGACGTCTCCGAAGCGCTCGAACTGCGCGAGGCGGACATCGCGGCGCCGCTGTTGGCCTGGTTGCACGGTGCGCGACCCGACTTCACGAGGACCGTCGAGGCGAACGTCGAACTCGGCATCTCCACGCTCGACCAGCTCGATGCGGCGATCGACGCGGCGAAGAGCACCGGTCGGGTGGCCGTCGTGCACCTCAAGCTCGACACCGGCCTCAGCCGCAACGGTCTGTCCGCGGATGCCTGGCCCACCGCCACCCGCGCCGCTCGCGCAGCAGAGACGGCCGGCCTCGTCCGCGTGGCGGGCGTCTTCAGCCACCTGTCGGGCACCTCGCCCGACGCGGACACTGCGCAGGCCGACGCCCTCGACCGCGGGCTCGCGGACGCGGCCCGCGCCGGCCTCGATCCCGAATTCGTGCACCTGGCGGCCAGCGGCGCGGCGCTGACACTGCCGGGCACCAGGTACAACACGGTGCGGCTCGGCATCTCGATCTACGGGCTCTCGCCGTTCTCCGACCGCGAGCCTGCGGAGTTCGGGCTCACGCCGGCGATGACACTGCGCTCGCGGGTGGTCGCCACCAGGAGCATCCCCGACGGGCAGGGCGTGTCGTACGGGCACACGTACCGCGCGTCCGGCGACACGAACCTCGCCCTCGTGCCCGTCGGATACGCTGACGGCCTGCCGCGGCAGGCCTCGGGAGCAGCGGAGGTCTGGATCGGCGGGGCGCGGCGTCCCGTCGCGGGCCGGGTGGCCATGGATCAGATCGTGGTCGACGTCGACGGCACTCCGGCGTCGGTCGGCGACGAGGTCGTGCTGTTCGGCGACCCGGCGACAGGGGTTCCGTCCGCCGAGGACTGGGCGCGCGCCGCCGGCACGATCGGCTACGACATCGTGACCCGTCTCGGCTCACGGGTGAGGCGCACGTATGTCGGCGAGTGA
- a CDS encoding DUF6716 putative glycosyltransferase has protein sequence MPRSIIGIVDSDSFVKWGASLLATMPAGWRSSLVAVNTAATASDGQLRSALGALPAVEGVRGGAGSIGDGTAPGVGEVERLSRPEIIERIRRERPDAVLVATRGPIAEVLIDEIHQRVPRRPVIVTGLPGISTPAKWKGLFLRARADLFVLHSHREIREYRALAASRGMTHRFGLSTLPFLHGRARGPIGGRRDRIVFAAQPTVPAGVEARRMLVSWLAETAAAHPHLEVVIKIRATTGEGQTHVERHPYRDLVPEDAPANLVVEGGSMAAQLDRAVGFVTVSSTAALEAIAHDVPSLVLADFGVSGKLINEVFMGSGLLGTSRDLVAGRFKQVVDGWREDNYFHPAVDDDWAHQLDMLVALRETARLPERPAVRVSRGGSLRRAWERKRAFGRHDHSAIGYVALAVGTPLRAARNAAFAALPNVSREEPVDVLVEQPEALRSAADALSQAATPAS, from the coding sequence GTGCCCCGCAGCATCATCGGCATCGTCGACTCCGACTCGTTCGTCAAGTGGGGTGCGAGCCTGCTCGCCACCATGCCCGCCGGCTGGCGAAGCTCGCTCGTCGCCGTCAACACGGCGGCGACCGCGAGCGACGGCCAGCTGAGGAGTGCGCTCGGCGCATTGCCCGCTGTCGAAGGCGTTCGGGGCGGTGCAGGCTCCATCGGCGATGGCACGGCGCCGGGCGTCGGCGAGGTCGAGCGTCTCTCGCGCCCTGAGATCATCGAGCGCATCAGGCGCGAACGTCCGGATGCGGTGCTCGTCGCCACGCGCGGACCGATCGCCGAGGTGCTCATCGACGAGATCCATCAGCGGGTGCCCCGGCGTCCGGTGATCGTCACCGGCCTGCCCGGAATCTCCACGCCGGCGAAGTGGAAGGGACTGTTCCTGCGGGCGCGCGCCGACCTGTTCGTGCTGCACAGCCACCGGGAGATCCGCGAGTACCGTGCGCTGGCGGCGTCCCGCGGCATGACGCACCGGTTCGGACTCTCGACCCTGCCGTTCCTGCACGGGCGCGCCAGGGGGCCGATCGGCGGCCGGCGCGACCGCATCGTGTTCGCCGCCCAGCCGACGGTTCCTGCGGGCGTCGAGGCTCGAAGGATGCTCGTCTCCTGGCTCGCCGAGACCGCCGCCGCTCATCCGCACCTCGAGGTCGTCATCAAGATCAGGGCCACCACAGGGGAGGGGCAGACCCACGTGGAGCGGCACCCCTACCGCGACCTCGTGCCCGAGGATGCCCCGGCGAACCTCGTCGTCGAGGGCGGCTCGATGGCGGCACAGCTCGACCGTGCCGTTGGCTTCGTCACGGTCAGCTCGACGGCGGCCCTGGAGGCGATCGCCCACGATGTGCCCTCGCTGGTGCTCGCCGACTTCGGGGTGAGCGGCAAGCTCATCAACGAGGTCTTCATGGGCAGCGGTCTGCTCGGCACCTCGCGCGACCTGGTCGCCGGCCGGTTCAAACAGGTCGTCGACGGCTGGCGTGAAGACAACTACTTCCATCCGGCGGTGGACGACGACTGGGCTCACCAGCTCGACATGCTCGTCGCTCTGCGGGAGACGGCGCGGCTGCCTGAGCGGCCCGCCGTGCGGGTGAGCCGTGGCGGGTCGTTGCGTCGCGCGTGGGAGCGCAAGCGCGCGTTCGGACGACACGACCACAGTGCGATCGGCTACGTGGCGCTCGCGGTCGGCACGCCGTTGCGGGCCGCGCGCAACGCCGCCTTCGCTGCGCTGCCGAACGTCAGCCGCGAGGAGCCCGTCGACGTGCTCGTCGAACAACCGGAGGCGCTGCGTTCTGCGGCGGACGCCCTCTCGCAGGCCGCCACGCCTGCTTCCTGA
- the rplM gene encoding 50S ribosomal protein L13: MTRTFTPKASEIQRDWVIIDATDVVLGRLASHTAAILRGKNKPTFAPHVDTGDFVIIINADKVALTGQKALQKKAYRHSGYPGGLKAVSYSELLEKNPVRAVEKAVRGMLPKNTIGRAQLRKLKVYTGSEHPHAAQQPKTYTFDQVAQ, translated from the coding sequence GTGACGCGCACTTTCACGCCCAAGGCATCCGAGATCCAGCGCGACTGGGTCATCATCGACGCCACCGATGTCGTGCTCGGCCGCCTGGCCAGCCACACCGCCGCCATTCTGCGCGGCAAGAACAAGCCGACGTTCGCCCCGCACGTCGACACCGGTGACTTCGTCATCATCATCAACGCCGACAAGGTGGCCCTCACCGGCCAGAAGGCGCTGCAGAAGAAGGCCTACCGCCACTCGGGTTACCCGGGCGGTCTGAAGGCCGTCAGCTACTCCGAGCTTCTCGAGAAGAACCCGGTCCGCGCCGTCGAGAAGGCCGTTCGCGGCATGCTGCCGAAGAACACGATCGGCCGCGCCCAGCTGCGCAAGCTCAAGGTCTACACGGGCAGCGAGCACCCGCACGCCGCTCAGCAGCCCAAGACCTACACCTTCGACCAGGTCGCTCAGTAA
- a CDS encoding acylneuraminate cytidylyltransferase, translating to MSTLERVVAVIPARAGSVGVRGKNLREVGGVPLVARAVASALAAASIDRVIVSTDGDEIAAVAEDAGAEVVRRPAALSTGTASSESAVTHALDVLAARGQVPEVVVFMQATSPFTRSEDLDAAVARVTGGENDVVFAAVETHAFLWRLGEHGDAEGVNHDPSYRPMRQDLQPQYQETGAFYVLDAAGFRRTGHRFFGRVGVAVIESSFDIDTEHDLRVADAIAHLQQPRPVASVAASSAGCDAIPAPRASVDHGADRSLLASSAFELEQEFGRELGDELAGLASVRAVVTDFDGVHTDDRVQVDQNGIESVTVNRRDGLGVRLLREAGIPVVILSTEANPVVGARGAKLGVEVLQGIDDKAAALGRWAADAGVPLADIAYLGNDLNDLGALRAVGWPFAVGDAHPAAMAASRHVLATPGGAGAVRELADLILEQHAPDQKAQS from the coding sequence ATGTCGACTCTCGAGCGCGTCGTCGCCGTCATCCCCGCCCGGGCGGGATCCGTCGGCGTGCGCGGCAAGAACCTGCGCGAGGTCGGCGGGGTTCCATTGGTCGCGCGAGCCGTGGCATCCGCGCTCGCTGCCGCCTCGATCGATCGCGTCATCGTCTCGACGGACGGCGACGAGATCGCAGCGGTCGCCGAGGATGCCGGCGCCGAGGTCGTGCGCAGGCCGGCCGCGCTCTCGACCGGCACGGCATCCAGCGAGAGCGCCGTCACCCACGCGCTCGACGTGCTCGCGGCGCGCGGCCAGGTTCCGGAGGTGGTCGTCTTCATGCAGGCGACGAGCCCGTTCACCCGAAGCGAGGACCTCGACGCGGCAGTCGCCCGCGTCACCGGCGGCGAGAACGACGTCGTGTTCGCCGCCGTCGAGACGCACGCCTTTCTCTGGCGGCTGGGCGAGCACGGTGACGCCGAGGGCGTCAACCACGACCCGTCGTACCGGCCGATGCGGCAGGACCTGCAGCCGCAATATCAGGAGACGGGCGCCTTCTACGTGCTTGACGCCGCCGGCTTCCGCCGCACGGGCCACCGCTTCTTCGGCCGCGTCGGCGTCGCGGTGATCGAGAGCTCCTTCGACATCGACACGGAGCACGACCTGCGGGTGGCGGATGCCATCGCCCACCTGCAGCAACCCCGTCCGGTCGCGTCGGTGGCCGCGTCGTCGGCCGGCTGCGACGCGATTCCCGCGCCGCGGGCATCCGTCGACCACGGCGCAGACCGGAGCCTGCTCGCGTCGTCGGCGTTCGAGCTGGAGCAGGAGTTCGGCCGCGAGCTCGGAGACGAGCTCGCGGGTCTTGCCTCGGTGCGCGCCGTCGTGACCGACTTCGACGGGGTGCACACCGACGACAGGGTGCAGGTCGACCAGAACGGCATCGAGTCGGTGACGGTGAACAGACGCGACGGGCTGGGGGTGCGGCTGCTGCGCGAGGCGGGCATCCCCGTCGTCATCCTCTCCACCGAGGCAAACCCGGTCGTCGGCGCGCGCGGCGCCAAGCTCGGCGTCGAGGTGCTGCAGGGCATCGACGACAAGGCTGCGGCGCTCGGCCGGTGGGCCGCGGATGCCGGAGTGCCCCTCGCCGACATCGCCTATCTCGGCAACGACCTCAACGACCTCGGTGCCTTGCGTGCCGTCGGCTGGCCGTTCGCGGTCGGCGACGCGCACCCCGCGGCGATGGCGGCATCCCGACACGTGCTCGCCACCCCCGGCGGTGCCGGTGCGGTGCGCGAGCTTGCAGACCTCATCCTCGAGCAGCACGCTCCTGACCAGAAAGCACAGTCATGA
- the glmS gene encoding glutamine--fructose-6-phosphate transaminase (isomerizing) — translation MCGIVGYVGSDRSLEVLLGGLKRLEYRGYDSAGVAVIDARDGSLNVAKRAGKLGVLEDELQRHPIGNGATGIGHTRWATHGGPTDRNAHPHLGDDGRLAVIHNGIIENFAALRDELLAEGFAFTSETDTEVAAVLLGREYRATGDLVEAFRRVVSRLDGAFTLLAVHQEQPGVVVGARRNSPLVIGLGDGENFLGSDVAAFVEHTRRAVAIGQDQIVVITPDEVAVTDFDGAGVEVEPFEVAWDAAAAEKGGWPSFMAKEIAEEPDAVANTLRGRIQDGAAVIPELSDLDELLTGIDRITIIACGTASYAGQVGAYAIEKWARIPVEVELSHEFRYRDPVITPSTLVVSISQSGETMDTLMAVKYAKDAGAKTLSICNTQGATIPRESDGAVYTHAGPEVAVASTKAFVAQITALYLFGLHLARLRGTLTSAQQAANLDELADIPGKLERVLESSDSVAQLARWMSDTRAVLFLGRHVGFPIALEGALKLKELAYIHAEGFAAGELKHGPIALIEAGQPVFVVVPSPRGSDEMHKKVVSNIQEIRARGARVLAIAEEGDAAVLPFADEVVRIPLAAPLFEPLLAVIPLQVFAMELAAAKGLDVDQPRNLAKSVTVE, via the coding sequence ATGTGCGGAATCGTCGGATATGTGGGCAGCGACAGGTCGCTGGAGGTCTTGCTCGGCGGACTGAAGCGCCTGGAATACCGCGGATACGACTCCGCCGGCGTCGCCGTGATCGACGCGCGCGACGGCAGCCTCAACGTGGCCAAGCGCGCAGGAAAGCTCGGCGTGCTCGAAGACGAGCTGCAGCGGCATCCCATCGGCAACGGTGCGACCGGGATCGGGCACACGCGCTGGGCGACCCACGGCGGCCCGACCGACCGCAACGCCCACCCGCACCTCGGAGACGACGGCAGGCTGGCCGTCATCCACAACGGCATCATCGAGAACTTCGCCGCGCTGCGCGACGAGCTGCTCGCCGAAGGCTTCGCGTTCACGAGCGAGACCGACACCGAGGTGGCGGCGGTGCTGCTCGGCCGCGAGTACCGCGCGACCGGTGACCTCGTCGAGGCGTTCCGTCGCGTCGTCTCGCGCCTCGACGGCGCGTTCACGCTGCTCGCCGTGCACCAGGAGCAGCCGGGCGTCGTCGTCGGCGCTCGCCGCAACTCGCCGCTGGTCATCGGCCTCGGTGACGGCGAGAACTTCCTCGGCTCGGATGTCGCCGCCTTCGTCGAGCACACCCGTCGCGCCGTCGCGATCGGACAGGACCAGATCGTCGTCATCACCCCCGACGAGGTCGCCGTCACCGACTTCGACGGCGCCGGCGTGGAGGTCGAGCCGTTCGAGGTGGCGTGGGACGCCGCCGCCGCCGAGAAGGGCGGCTGGCCGAGCTTCATGGCCAAGGAGATCGCCGAGGAACCGGATGCCGTCGCCAACACGCTGCGCGGTCGCATCCAAGACGGCGCGGCCGTCATCCCCGAGCTGAGCGACCTCGATGAGCTCCTCACCGGCATCGACCGCATCACGATCATCGCCTGCGGCACCGCGTCGTATGCCGGCCAGGTGGGTGCGTACGCGATCGAGAAGTGGGCGCGCATCCCCGTCGAGGTCGAGCTCAGCCACGAGTTCCGCTACCGCGACCCGGTGATCACGCCGTCGACCCTGGTGGTCTCGATCAGCCAGTCGGGCGAGACGATGGACACGCTCATGGCGGTGAAGTACGCCAAGGATGCCGGCGCCAAGACGCTCTCGATCTGCAACACCCAGGGCGCGACCATCCCGCGCGAGTCAGACGGCGCCGTGTACACGCATGCCGGCCCCGAGGTGGCCGTCGCCTCGACGAAGGCGTTCGTCGCGCAGATCACCGCGCTGTACCTCTTCGGGCTGCACCTCGCGCGGTTGCGCGGAACCCTCACGTCCGCTCAACAGGCGGCGAACCTCGACGAGCTGGCAGACATCCCGGGCAAGCTCGAGCGCGTGCTCGAGTCGAGCGACTCCGTCGCGCAGCTCGCCCGCTGGATGAGCGACACCAGAGCCGTGCTGTTCCTCGGCCGACACGTCGGGTTCCCGATCGCCCTCGAGGGTGCGCTCAAGCTCAAGGAGCTCGCCTACATCCACGCGGAGGGCTTCGCCGCCGGCGAGCTGAAGCACGGCCCGATCGCGCTGATCGAAGCCGGCCAGCCCGTGTTCGTGGTCGTGCCCAGCCCGCGCGGAAGCGACGAGATGCACAAGAAGGTGGTCTCGAACATCCAAGAGATCCGCGCTCGCGGTGCTCGCGTGCTCGCGATCGCCGAAGAGGGCGACGCCGCCGTGCTTCCGTTCGCCGACGAGGTGGTGCGCATCCCACTCGCCGCGCCGCTCTTCGAGCCGCTGCTGGCGGTCATCCCGCTGCAGGTCTTCGCCATGGAGCTCGCAGCGGCCAAGGGCCTCGACGTCGACCAGCCGCGCAACCTGGCCAAGTCGGTCACGGTGGAGTAG
- a CDS encoding N-acetylneuraminate synthase family protein: MTDTSVRIGSHLIGTDNPVYVIGEIGLNHNGDVEIAKRLIDVAADAGAQAVKFQKRTPAISTPEHMKNTPRQTPWGEMTYLEYRYRVEFDRDQYVELGDHATMRGLDWFASPWDVPSVDFLEDLNVCAYKVASASVTDSELLEAMRATGKPVILSTGMSTMDQIDRAAAALDGSPLVMLHATSTYPLPAEEANLRMIGTLRERFAGVPIGYSGHEPGLQISLAAVALGAVAVERHITLDRTMWGSDHAASLEPQGLQHLVRDIRIIEQAMGDGVKRVFPGELAPLKKLRRVEA, encoded by the coding sequence ATGACCGACACCTCCGTTCGCATCGGCTCCCACCTCATCGGCACCGACAACCCGGTGTACGTCATCGGCGAGATCGGCCTCAACCACAACGGTGACGTCGAGATCGCCAAGCGCCTCATCGACGTCGCGGCGGACGCCGGAGCCCAGGCCGTCAAGTTCCAGAAGCGCACTCCCGCCATCTCCACGCCCGAGCACATGAAGAACACGCCGCGGCAGACGCCGTGGGGCGAGATGACCTACCTCGAGTACCGCTACCGGGTCGAGTTCGACCGCGACCAGTACGTCGAGTTGGGCGATCACGCCACGATGCGCGGCCTCGACTGGTTCGCATCCCCGTGGGACGTTCCCTCCGTCGACTTCCTCGAAGACCTCAACGTGTGCGCCTACAAGGTCGCCTCCGCCTCGGTCACCGACTCCGAACTGCTCGAGGCGATGAGAGCGACCGGCAAGCCCGTCATCCTGTCCACCGGCATGTCGACCATGGACCAGATCGACAGGGCTGCTGCGGCGCTCGACGGTTCCCCGCTCGTGATGCTGCACGCGACCTCCACCTACCCGCTTCCCGCCGAAGAGGCGAACCTGCGCATGATCGGCACGCTGCGCGAGCGATTCGCCGGCGTGCCGATCGGCTACTCGGGACACGAGCCCGGCCTGCAGATCTCGCTCGCCGCTGTCGCGCTCGGCGCCGTCGCCGTCGAGCGGCACATCACGCTCGATCGCACGATGTGGGGCAGCGACCATGCGGCGTCTCTTGAGCCGCAGGGGCTGCAGCACCTGGTGCGGGACATCCGCATCATCGAGCAGGCCATGGGCGACGGCGTGAAGCGCGTGTTCCCCGGCGAACTCGCGCCGCTGAAGAAGCTGCGCCGCGTGGAGGCGTGA
- the coaA gene encoding type I pantothenate kinase, translating to MAGNGPAQSAQITPFVELDRSDWAELAQSTPQPLSELEIVQLRGLGDPLDMREVAEVYLPISRLVSLYATGTQRLHRVTSDFLGERAARTPFVIGVAGSVAVGKSTTARLLRELLSRWPTTPNVQLVTTDGFLLPNAELERRGLMDRKGFPESYDRRALLRFVTAVKSGADEVRAPFYSHLSYDIVPNAQVVVRRPDVLIVEGLNVLQPAGGGNRLAVSDLFDFSVYVDARSTDIERWYVERFLKLQRGAFADPKSYFHRYATLTEEQATERALSIWHAINEPNLLQNIRPTRSRAKLVLRKDSDHTVSSVLLRKL from the coding sequence ATGGCAGGGAACGGTCCGGCGCAGTCCGCGCAGATCACGCCGTTCGTCGAACTCGACCGTTCCGACTGGGCTGAACTGGCACAGAGCACGCCGCAGCCGCTCTCCGAGCTGGAGATCGTTCAGCTGCGCGGGCTGGGCGATCCGCTCGACATGCGCGAGGTTGCCGAGGTCTATCTGCCGATCAGCCGTCTGGTCAGCCTCTACGCGACCGGCACGCAGCGCCTGCACCGTGTGACGAGCGACTTCCTCGGCGAACGAGCAGCGCGCACGCCGTTCGTGATCGGCGTCGCGGGCTCGGTCGCCGTCGGCAAGTCGACCACTGCTCGCCTGCTGCGCGAACTGCTCAGCCGCTGGCCGACGACGCCCAACGTGCAACTGGTGACCACCGACGGATTCCTGCTGCCGAACGCCGAGCTCGAGCGGCGCGGCCTCATGGACCGCAAGGGCTTCCCCGAGTCGTACGACCGCCGAGCACTGCTGCGTTTCGTCACCGCGGTGAAGAGCGGTGCCGACGAGGTGCGCGCGCCGTTCTACTCGCACCTCAGTTACGACATCGTGCCCAACGCACAGGTGGTGGTGCGGCGCCCCGACGTGCTCATCGTCGAGGGTCTCAACGTGTTGCAGCCCGCCGGCGGCGGCAACCGTCTGGCCGTGAGCGACCTCTTCGACTTCAGCGTCTACGTGGATGCCCGCTCCACCGACATCGAGCGGTGGTACGTCGAGCGGTTCCTCAAGCTCCAACGCGGCGCCTTCGCCGACCCGAAGTCGTACTTCCACCGGTACGCGACCCTCACGGAGGAGCAGGCCACCGAACGCGCACTGTCGATCTGGCACGCGATCAACGAGCCGAACCTGCTGCAGAACATCCGGCCCACCAGGTCGCGCGCGAAGCTCGTGCTGCGCAAGGACAGCGATCACACCGTGTCGTCGGTGCTGCTGCGCAAGCTCTAA
- the glmM gene encoding phosphoglucosamine mutase, with protein sequence MARLFGTDGVRGLANGPLTADLALGVAQATAVVLGQGRSADARRAEGKRPVAVVARDPRVSGEFLIAAVAAGLASSGVDVLDAGVIPTPAAAFLIADIGADFGVMISASHNPAPDNGIKIFARGGTKLPDVVEDRIEAALSRPKLTPTGAEVGRIRRFSDAEDRYVLHLLASLPHRLDGIHVLIDCANGAAAGISPEVFTDAGARVTVIGDDPDGININDGVGSTHIDKLAEAVVQHGADVGIAHDGDADRCLAVDADGTPVDGDQIMAILALSMAERGKLHDNTLVTTVMSNLGLRLAMAEHGIDVVQTSVGDRYVLEKMNQNGFSLGGEQSGHVIMSEFATTGDGILTGLHLVSEMARKGKPLSELAACMTVYPQILVNVRGVDHHRLHDDEVIADAVKSAEHELGSTGRVLLRPSGTEPMVRVMVEAADQDTADRHAHTLAEVVRAQLAL encoded by the coding sequence ATGGCACGCCTTTTCGGTACGGACGGTGTTCGCGGACTCGCGAACGGACCGCTCACGGCGGATCTGGCGCTCGGCGTCGCCCAGGCCACGGCCGTCGTGCTCGGTCAGGGACGCAGCGCAGACGCGCGTCGTGCCGAGGGCAAACGGCCGGTCGCCGTCGTCGCCCGTGACCCGCGCGTCTCAGGCGAGTTCCTGATCGCCGCCGTCGCCGCGGGGCTGGCGAGCTCCGGCGTCGACGTGCTCGACGCGGGAGTCATCCCGACTCCGGCAGCGGCGTTCCTCATCGCCGACATCGGCGCCGACTTCGGCGTCATGATCTCGGCATCCCACAACCCGGCACCCGACAACGGCATCAAGATCTTCGCCCGCGGCGGCACGAAGCTGCCCGATGTGGTCGAGGACCGCATCGAGGCGGCGCTCAGTCGGCCGAAGCTGACGCCGACGGGGGCGGAGGTGGGGCGCATCCGCCGCTTCTCCGACGCCGAAGACCGTTACGTTCTGCATCTGCTGGCGAGCCTGCCGCACCGGCTCGACGGCATCCACGTGCTCATCGACTGCGCGAACGGCGCGGCTGCAGGCATCTCGCCCGAGGTGTTCACGGATGCCGGTGCTCGCGTCACCGTCATCGGCGACGACCCGGACGGCATCAACATCAATGACGGCGTGGGGTCGACCCACATCGACAAGCTGGCGGAGGCCGTCGTTCAGCATGGCGCCGACGTCGGCATCGCTCACGACGGCGACGCGGACCGCTGCCTCGCGGTGGATGCCGACGGCACCCCGGTCGACGGCGACCAGATCATGGCGATCCTCGCGCTGAGCATGGCCGAGCGCGGCAAGCTGCACGACAACACCCTGGTCACCACGGTGATGAGCAACCTCGGTCTGCGGTTGGCGATGGCCGAGCACGGCATCGACGTCGTGCAGACCAGTGTCGGCGACCGTTACGTGCTCGAGAAGATGAACCAGAACGGCTTCTCGCTCGGCGGTGAGCAGTCCGGACACGTCATCATGAGCGAATTCGCGACGACCGGCGACGGCATCCTCACGGGGCTGCATCTGGTGAGCGAGATGGCGCGCAAAGGCAAGCCGCTGAGCGAGCTCGCCGCGTGCATGACGGTGTATCCGCAGATCCTCGTGAACGTGCGCGGCGTCGACCACCACAGGCTGCACGACGACGAGGTGATCGCCGACGCGGTGAAGTCCGCCGAGCACGAGCTCGGCTCGACGGGGCGTGTTCTGCTGCGTCCGTCGGGCACAGAGCCCATGGTGCGCGTGATGGTCGAGGCCGCAGACCAGGACACCGCCGACCGGCACGCGCACACCCTCGCCGAGGTCGTGCGCGCCCAGCTGGCGCTGTAG
- the rpsI gene encoding 30S ribosomal protein S9 has protein sequence MAKISDQLEAQDVPQSFSTETPATEAPAAPRAVLNVPGAAVGRRKQAIARVRLVPGSGTITVNGREFADYFPNKLHQQLITDPFKVLDLIGSYDVIARITGGGPSGQAGALRLAIARALNEIDRENNRPALKKAGFLSRDARVIERKKAGLKKARKAPQYSKR, from the coding sequence GTGGCGAAGATCTCCGACCAGCTCGAGGCTCAGGACGTGCCGCAGAGCTTCTCGACCGAAACCCCGGCAACCGAGGCGCCCGCCGCCCCGCGTGCCGTTCTCAACGTTCCCGGTGCGGCCGTCGGCCGTCGCAAGCAGGCCATCGCTCGCGTGCGCCTCGTTCCGGGCTCCGGCACCATCACGGTCAACGGCCGTGAGTTCGCCGACTACTTCCCCAACAAGCTGCACCAGCAGCTCATCACCGACCCGTTCAAGGTGCTCGACCTGATCGGCAGCTACGACGTGATCGCCCGCATCACCGGCGGCGGCCCCTCCGGCCAGGCCGGTGCTCTTCGCCTTGCGATCGCCCGCGCGCTGAACGAGATCGACCGCGAGAACAACCGCCCCGCGCTGAAGAAGGCCGGCTTCCTCAGTCGTGACGCTCGCGTGATCGAGCGCAAGAAGGCCGGTCTCAAGAAGGCGCGCAAGGCGCCTCAGTACTCCAAGCGCTGA